A region of Paenibacillus thiaminolyticus DNA encodes the following proteins:
- a CDS encoding MMPL family transporter — protein MKFILKARWAIITVWIIAAAGLMIAAPSLNDLVKQKGTITVPDGYPSTEAQAILDEAAARNGIKEQSQIALVFHNPDGLQASEIAEVKETIQRLEQHKADLGIESILNPFAQPELEKKLISRDGKTVMTSIGVAAGENSTDDIISRVNKDMESVSVEHYITGRHSIDKDTIQSSQDGLKKSEYITVAFILIILILVFRSVIAPLIPLVAVGVSYLISQSIVAFLVDSAGFPVSTFTQIFMVAVMFGIGTDYCILLLSRFKEEVPRHEHIGDAIAATYRTAGKTVLFSGLAVLVGFTAIGLSTFILYRSAVAVAIGIAVILIALVTIVPFFMFVLGTRIFWPSRNSSLEHKESRIWGAVGSFSLKRPWAALLIVAAVTIPFLATYNGQLSYNSLEEIGDKYDSVKAFNIIADSFEPGESLPTQIVVQNGKPLDIAEHMALAEKISREVEKVPGVASVRSLSRPSGEAIPDLQITEQAKTLEKGLGEGSQGLTDIKSGLSQASSALSENAPKLKKAAESAGQLTAGTKALKEGISELNAGLSRIQQGIADGSSGAGQLKTGLSQAKASALQLANANEKLLASYRSIGDGIQQADDGLKQMHQQLDGAAKALQALDSRFSRLEENYPDLLRDEDYLTLRGTVAETGKGTAQLAGALGELSGRFGPLSAGLSQANEGYAQAVAGQKALASGLDELIAGLNDLENGLTQAAHGQGQIIGKVPSVIEGLTRIEDGQQQMGDGFQQLTSQLTELTGGLQQGIDGLEQVSGGLNSASRYLGEVGSTADSEFSGWFVPKEVLENQDFQQAVDLYVSPDRTVMTLDVVFSVNPYGIEAIEQVPNVQAAAERAAAGTAWEQTDIAIGGVSSTFADLKQISGEDYTRTVIFMMAGILIILILLLRSIIMPLYLIASLILTYYTSLGVTELIFVDMLGYSGISWPTPFFSFVMLVALGVDYSIFLMDRFNENKHMDASAAILHAMKNMGTVIISAVIILGGTFASFYPSGVLSMLQIATVVLSGLLLYAILLLPFFVPVMVKLFGSANWWPFRASQADEAKRDRIAM, from the coding sequence ATGAAATTCATACTGAAGGCAAGATGGGCGATTATCACCGTATGGATTATCGCGGCGGCAGGCCTGATGATCGCCGCCCCGTCCCTGAACGATCTGGTCAAGCAAAAAGGGACGATCACCGTCCCTGACGGCTACCCTTCGACGGAAGCGCAGGCTATTCTGGATGAAGCCGCCGCACGGAACGGCATCAAGGAGCAATCTCAGATTGCGCTCGTCTTCCATAACCCGGACGGGCTGCAAGCCAGTGAGATCGCCGAAGTCAAGGAGACGATTCAGCGCCTGGAGCAGCATAAGGCCGATCTGGGCATCGAGTCGATCCTGAATCCGTTCGCGCAGCCGGAGCTGGAGAAGAAGCTGATCTCCCGCGATGGCAAGACCGTCATGACATCCATCGGAGTGGCAGCCGGAGAGAATTCTACCGACGATATCATCAGCCGCGTGAACAAGGATATGGAGTCCGTCAGCGTCGAGCATTATATTACCGGCAGACACTCCATCGACAAGGATACGATTCAGAGCTCCCAAGACGGTCTGAAGAAGTCGGAATATATTACGGTCGCCTTCATTCTTATTATTCTCATTCTCGTCTTCCGTTCCGTTATTGCCCCGCTCATCCCGCTGGTGGCGGTCGGCGTCAGTTATTTGATATCCCAGTCCATCGTTGCCTTCCTGGTTGATTCGGCGGGCTTCCCCGTGTCTACCTTCACGCAGATCTTCATGGTCGCCGTCATGTTCGGGATCGGAACCGATTATTGCATTCTGCTCCTTAGCCGCTTCAAGGAGGAAGTGCCGCGGCATGAACATATCGGCGATGCGATTGCCGCCACATACCGCACCGCCGGGAAGACGGTATTGTTCTCCGGGCTGGCCGTACTGGTCGGCTTCACCGCCATCGGTCTCTCCACATTCATTCTGTACCGGTCCGCGGTCGCCGTCGCCATCGGCATCGCAGTCATACTGATCGCACTGGTCACGATCGTTCCGTTCTTCATGTTCGTATTGGGCACCCGCATCTTCTGGCCGAGCCGGAACAGCTCGCTCGAGCATAAGGAGAGCCGCATCTGGGGGGCGGTCGGTTCCTTCTCGCTGAAGCGTCCATGGGCGGCCCTGCTCATCGTGGCTGCGGTAACCATTCCGTTCCTGGCCACCTATAACGGGCAGCTCTCCTATAACAGTCTGGAAGAGATTGGCGACAAATACGATTCGGTCAAAGCCTTCAATATTATCGCCGACAGCTTCGAGCCGGGCGAATCGCTGCCGACCCAGATTGTCGTTCAGAATGGGAAGCCGCTCGACATTGCCGAGCATATGGCCTTGGCCGAAAAGATCAGCCGGGAGGTAGAGAAGGTTCCCGGAGTCGCGAGCGTACGGAGCCTGAGCCGGCCTTCCGGGGAGGCTATCCCCGATCTGCAGATTACGGAACAGGCCAAGACGCTGGAAAAAGGACTTGGCGAAGGCAGCCAGGGTCTCACTGATATTAAGAGCGGACTATCCCAAGCGAGCAGCGCTTTGTCCGAGAATGCGCCGAAGCTCAAGAAAGCCGCTGAGAGCGCCGGACAGCTCACCGCAGGCACGAAGGCGCTCAAGGAAGGCATCAGTGAGCTGAATGCCGGTCTGAGCCGAATTCAGCAAGGGATTGCGGACGGCTCGTCCGGCGCCGGACAGCTGAAGACCGGCTTGTCGCAGGCCAAGGCCAGTGCCCTGCAATTAGCGAACGCCAACGAGAAGCTGCTCGCTTCGTACAGATCGATTGGCGACGGCATTCAGCAGGCAGACGACGGTCTGAAGCAGATGCACCAGCAGCTCGACGGCGCCGCGAAGGCGCTGCAGGCACTGGACAGCCGCTTCAGCCGCCTGGAAGAGAACTATCCCGATCTGCTGCGCGATGAAGATTACTTGACCCTTCGCGGCACCGTCGCCGAGACTGGCAAGGGAACCGCCCAGCTGGCGGGGGCTCTTGGCGAACTGAGCGGCCGCTTCGGCCCATTGTCCGCCGGATTGAGCCAGGCCAATGAGGGCTACGCCCAAGCCGTTGCCGGGCAAAAGGCGCTCGCCTCGGGGCTGGATGAGCTCATTGCGGGCCTGAACGATCTGGAGAACGGGCTCACCCAGGCCGCTCATGGCCAAGGCCAGATTATTGGCAAGGTCCCTTCGGTTATCGAAGGCTTGACCCGAATCGAGGACGGCCAGCAGCAGATGGGCGATGGCTTCCAGCAATTGACCAGTCAATTGACGGAGCTGACCGGTGGGCTTCAGCAGGGAATCGACGGCCTGGAGCAAGTCTCCGGCGGCCTGAATTCCGCCTCCCGGTATTTAGGCGAGGTCGGCAGTACGGCAGACAGCGAATTCAGCGGCTGGTTCGTGCCGAAGGAAGTGCTGGAGAATCAAGACTTCCAGCAAGCCGTCGATCTGTATGTATCCCCGGATCGCACTGTCATGACGCTCGACGTCGTATTCTCGGTCAACCCGTACGGCATCGAGGCGATCGAACAAGTGCCGAATGTGCAAGCCGCGGCAGAGCGCGCAGCAGCCGGCACCGCTTGGGAACAGACGGATATCGCCATCGGCGGCGTATCAAGCACCTTCGCCGATCTGAAGCAGATCTCAGGGGAAGACTATACCCGCACCGTCATCTTCATGATGGCCGGCATTCTGATCATTCTCATTCTTCTGCTGCGCTCCATCATTATGCCGCTATATTTGATCGCCTCGCTCATCTTGACGTACTACACGTCTCTGGGCGTAACGGAGCTCATATTCGTCGATATGCTCGGTTACTCGGGCATCAGTTGGCCGACGCCGTTCTTCAGCTTCGTCATGCTTGTCGCGCTCGGTGTCGACTACAGCATCTTCTTGATGGACCGCTTCAACGAGAATAAGCATATGGATGCCAGCGCAGCCATTCTGCATGCGATGAAGAATATGGGTACCGTCATTATATCGGCCGTAATTATTCTCGGAGGAACCTTCGCCTCCTTCTATCCGTCCGGCGTGCTCAGCATGCTGCAGATTGCGACCGTCGTTCTGTCCGGTCTGCTGCTCTATGCCATTCTGCTGCTGCCGTTCTTCGTGCCCGTCATGGTCAAATTATTCGGTTCGGCCAACTGGTGGCCGTTCCGGGCAAGCCAGGCGGACGAGGCCAAGCGGGATCGGATCGCGATGTGA
- a CDS encoding PDZ domain-containing protein → MPGSVIVEVVAGTPADGLLSIGDIITDINGMPVHGYDDLESVVTRIGPGQAVKLGLLRDGKRQEVQLTTVPFGAKRNSAIPS, encoded by the coding sequence CTGCCCGGCTCGGTTATCGTTGAAGTGGTGGCCGGCACGCCAGCTGACGGGCTTCTCTCCATAGGCGACATCATTACTGACATCAATGGGATGCCCGTACACGGCTACGATGACCTCGAATCGGTGGTCACCCGGATCGGCCCGGGACAGGCGGTGAAGCTGGGACTCTTGCGGGACGGCAAGCGGCAGGAGGTGCAGCTGACTACGGTTCCGTTCGGCGCTAAGCGGAACTCCGCCATCCCTTCGTGA
- a CDS encoding spore germination protein, with protein MSAQQGKVNEQMSANVQQLQSIFSQAPDLIFRSVDTPNGPEAMLVYFDGLVDLNSINNHVLYPLIEGLSSTEYSLPVTVGNVESTSDMSQVEKMLLNGKSVLFLPGSTEAYIFDTCGWPQRSITDPSIETSVKGSHQGFVETATQNISLIRRYIPNRELKIKQLKVGARGENTLSIMYLRDVADPEVLQELTNRIEGLDIDNVINTGELSELIEDDAYSPFPQLLMTERPDSAASHILQGRYVVVVDRSPSVLIGPVTFVSFFQSVDDYSIRWINASFIRLLRFFAFFIALFLPSMYIAFITFNFEVIPIQLILSVAESRERVPFHPFLEAFIMEVTLEMMREAGIRLPAPIGQTVGLVGGIIIGQTAVQAGIVSNIMVIVVASTAIASFIIPNFDMGTAIRFLRFPMMLIAFLFGFVGIVCGAMLLISHLCSLTSLGAAYGSPLAPVRFADMKDTFLRFPLWSMKTRPTGPGPQQLKRQGGNTPEGGGSK; from the coding sequence ATGTCAGCACAACAAGGAAAAGTGAATGAACAGATGTCAGCCAATGTGCAGCAGCTGCAATCCATCTTCTCGCAAGCTCCCGACCTGATCTTCCGGAGCGTCGATACGCCGAACGGGCCTGAAGCCATGCTGGTCTATTTCGACGGCTTGGTCGATTTGAATTCCATCAACAATCATGTTCTGTACCCGCTGATTGAAGGACTGTCCAGTACGGAATATTCCCTGCCTGTCACGGTCGGCAACGTGGAATCGACATCCGACATGAGCCAAGTGGAGAAGATGCTGCTTAATGGTAAAAGCGTGCTCTTCCTGCCAGGCTCGACAGAAGCCTATATCTTCGATACGTGCGGATGGCCGCAGCGGTCGATTACCGATCCGTCGATCGAGACGTCCGTCAAAGGCTCCCATCAAGGCTTTGTCGAGACCGCCACGCAGAATATCTCCCTTATCCGGCGCTATATCCCGAATCGGGAGCTCAAAATCAAGCAATTGAAGGTTGGGGCAAGAGGAGAAAACACCTTGTCCATCATGTACCTTCGCGATGTGGCCGATCCGGAAGTGCTGCAGGAGCTCACTAACCGAATCGAGGGACTGGATATTGATAATGTGATCAATACGGGCGAGCTGTCCGAGCTGATCGAAGACGATGCCTACTCGCCTTTTCCACAGCTGTTGATGACGGAACGGCCCGATTCCGCAGCTTCCCATATTTTGCAGGGGCGTTACGTTGTCGTCGTGGATCGTTCCCCGAGCGTGCTTATCGGGCCGGTGACGTTCGTGTCGTTCTTCCAGAGCGTGGATGATTACAGCATACGATGGATCAATGCTTCCTTCATTCGGCTGCTGCGTTTTTTTGCGTTTTTTATCGCCCTGTTTTTGCCTTCGATGTATATCGCGTTCATTACATTCAATTTCGAGGTCATTCCTATTCAGCTTATTTTATCCGTGGCGGAGTCAAGAGAGCGCGTTCCGTTCCATCCGTTTTTGGAGGCGTTCATTATGGAAGTGACCTTGGAGATGATGCGGGAGGCGGGAATCCGGCTGCCGGCGCCTATCGGCCAGACGGTCGGACTTGTAGGCGGCATTATTATCGGGCAGACCGCCGTTCAGGCGGGCATCGTCAGCAATATCATGGTTATCGTCGTCGCCTCCACCGCGATCGCTTCCTTCATCATCCCGAACTTCGATATGGGGACAGCCATCCGCTTTCTACGCTTTCCGATGATGCTGATTGCCTTCCTGTTCGGCTTTGTCGGCATCGTATGCGGAGCCATGCTTCTTATCTCTCACCTCTGCTCGCTGACATCGCTCGGGGCCGCTTACGGAAGCCCGTTGGCTCCGGTCCGCTTTGCCGATATGAAGGATACGTTCCTTCGCTTCCCGCTGTGGTCGATGAAGACGCGTCCTACCGGTCCTGGGCCGCAGCAGCTCAAGCGGCAAGGGGGGAATACACCCGAAGGAGGCGGGTCGAAGTGA
- a CDS encoding GerAB/ArcD/ProY family transporter, whose amino-acid sequence MNQYRITFMQFALLIHGTQVATSVLSLPRQLAEIASTDGWISIILAWVINLFFSVLMIIIMRQYPEDTLPELLERLFGGVISKLVLALVGLHLAFMFWSTFVATMLYIKSWFLVMTPVVYILLLFSIPAYVTARKHITHIARYCEVVFYLTIWMAPVLLLPLREGYLIYFLPILKEGWGPVIQAMPTTTTAFLGFEIVFFVYPFLTRKDLAIQGVVLGNALTMLVYTFSTIVCFGFFSPDEIIQYNQPILNLLKVIEFRFLERFDIIFLALYLLVISTSLVPFLYGAAISGANLFGTKNHGPYALLICACTLLIATWIKPSWLESLRYKEWASNSGMVISYLLPLLLYLSIKVYQKLTPKEASQ is encoded by the coding sequence GTGAACCAGTACCGCATCACCTTCATGCAGTTCGCCTTGTTGATTCACGGTACTCAGGTTGCGACAAGCGTCCTGTCCCTCCCCCGCCAGCTCGCGGAGATTGCTTCGACGGACGGGTGGATTTCGATTATATTGGCGTGGGTGATCAACCTGTTCTTCAGCGTGCTTATGATTATCATCATGAGGCAATATCCGGAAGATACGCTGCCGGAGTTGCTGGAACGGCTGTTCGGGGGCGTGATCAGCAAGCTCGTGCTGGCGCTGGTAGGCTTGCATCTTGCCTTTATGTTCTGGTCGACATTTGTCGCGACGATGCTGTACATTAAATCGTGGTTCCTGGTGATGACACCGGTGGTATACATTTTGCTCCTGTTCAGTATACCGGCCTATGTGACAGCGCGGAAGCATATTACCCATATCGCCAGATATTGTGAAGTCGTGTTTTATTTGACGATCTGGATGGCCCCGGTGCTTTTGCTTCCTTTGCGAGAAGGGTATCTCATCTATTTCCTGCCGATTCTCAAGGAAGGCTGGGGACCCGTCATTCAGGCGATGCCGACCACGACTACGGCTTTTCTTGGGTTCGAGATCGTATTCTTCGTCTATCCATTCTTAACGCGCAAGGATCTGGCCATCCAAGGCGTCGTGCTCGGGAATGCATTGACCATGCTTGTTTATACATTCAGCACGATTGTCTGCTTCGGTTTTTTTAGCCCGGACGAGATCATTCAATACAATCAACCGATTTTGAACCTGTTGAAAGTAATCGAATTCCGGTTCCTGGAACGGTTCGATATCATTTTCCTGGCCCTCTATTTACTCGTCATTTCGACGTCCCTGGTTCCGTTTTTGTACGGAGCTGCCATCAGCGGCGCGAATCTGTTCGGGACGAAGAACCATGGCCCGTATGCGCTCTTGATTTGCGCATGTACGCTATTGATAGCGACTTGGATTAAGCCTTCGTGGCTGGAGTCCCTTCGCTATAAGGAATGGGCCAGTAATTCCGGCATGGTCATCTCGTATCTGTTGCCGCTTCTCTTATATCTGTCTATCAAAGTTTATCAGAAGCTGACACCGAAGGAGGCGAGCCAATGA
- a CDS encoding Ger(x)C family spore germination protein yields MMRRAVTIVILLLVVLPLPGCATYTTIENMTLSLLIGLDMDEEGNLELAISSPVFSKEAKDNEEDFKVHSTTMRHSREEFDKRSLGLTTAGKTQVIVIGKRLAAKENWAALLDPFYRDTRSTVSARVVYFDGAISELIHFSAKDKPRLPIYISKLVETGLMRNETTKTTVQEFHRHIHEKGITPSITSLDKDERLALTGTALLDKSSRFKMLANSDETKLIYILRKKTKGEFPFTLHLPVSPGTGPGKVDMKQVSFNLQRIKPKIHARYAQGRFIFDVDVRSVVYVTERLFPYDVMEPYDELEQKIAADLEQKFNTLIRKLQKARIDPAGFGMYARAYAYPHWKKAQDHWVDYFEDAIVNVKVKVKIIGMGATK; encoded by the coding sequence ATGATGCGGCGTGCCGTTACCATCGTCATCCTGCTGCTGGTTGTGCTCCCGCTTCCCGGCTGCGCAACCTACACGACCATTGAAAATATGACGCTGTCGCTGCTCATCGGCCTCGATATGGACGAAGAAGGCAATCTCGAGTTGGCCATATCGAGTCCCGTCTTCTCGAAGGAGGCCAAGGACAATGAAGAAGATTTCAAGGTCCACTCCACCACGATGCGCCATTCCCGGGAAGAGTTCGACAAGCGGTCGCTTGGGCTCACAACGGCAGGCAAGACACAGGTTATTGTCATCGGCAAGCGGCTTGCCGCGAAGGAAAATTGGGCGGCATTGCTTGATCCGTTCTATCGGGACACAAGGAGCACCGTATCTGCTCGGGTTGTCTACTTCGATGGCGCCATTAGCGAGCTGATTCATTTCTCCGCCAAGGACAAGCCGCGTCTGCCCATATATATATCGAAGCTGGTGGAAACGGGGCTAATGCGAAATGAGACAACCAAGACGACCGTTCAGGAATTCCACCGCCATATACATGAGAAAGGAATAACGCCAAGCATAACCAGCCTCGACAAAGATGAAAGATTAGCCTTGACAGGAACCGCGCTGCTGGATAAGTCGTCCCGGTTCAAAATGCTGGCCAATTCCGACGAGACGAAGCTGATATACATATTAAGAAAAAAAACGAAGGGCGAATTTCCCTTTACGCTCCATCTTCCGGTGTCTCCCGGGACAGGACCCGGTAAAGTCGACATGAAGCAGGTCAGCTTCAATCTCCAGCGAATTAAGCCGAAGATTCATGCACGGTACGCCCAAGGGCGCTTCATATTCGATGTGGATGTTCGCTCTGTCGTCTATGTGACGGAACGTCTATTCCCATATGATGTGATGGAGCCGTACGATGAGCTGGAACAGAAAATTGCCGCTGATCTGGAGCAGAAGTTCAACACTCTGATTCGCAAGCTGCAAAAAGCGCGCATCGATCCGGCGGGGTTCGGCATGTACGCAAGGGCCTACGCTTATCCACACTGGAAAAAGGCTCAAGACCATTGGGTGGATTATTTCGAGGACGCCATTGTGAATGTGAAGGTCAAAGTGAAAATCATCGGTATGGGAGCCACAAAGTAA
- a CDS encoding cation:proton antiporter translates to MEFILYLALILLSTKVAGDISVRLGQPAVLGKLLVGILIGPAVLGWIEKDSFITHVSEIGVLLLMFIAGLETDVDQLRKNWKSAFAVAVGGIILPFIGGYGAAIAFGFSPTYALFFGVIFCATSVSISVQVLKEMNKLNSREGTTILGAAVVDDVLVVILLAFIMSIVGQGGDVNLGLLVGKKLLFFAITFVAGWLVVPRVMKWLAPLKVTEAVISAALIICFAFAYFAEWMQMAGIIGAFAAGIAVSLTPYKHDVEHKVEPIAYSIFVPVFFVSIGLNVSFDGIGSNLGMLAVITIMAIVTKLAGGWLGARVTGFDSRSSLAIGAGMISRGEVALIIAATGLQSGLLQPEYFTEIIIMVIITTLVTPPMLKMMFNKKDNAMAAEQKNSVNM, encoded by the coding sequence ATGGAATTCATTCTGTATCTTGCTTTGATTTTGCTGTCCACCAAGGTAGCCGGTGATATCTCGGTCCGCTTGGGACAACCTGCCGTATTGGGGAAGCTACTCGTCGGCATCCTGATCGGTCCGGCTGTGCTGGGCTGGATTGAGAAGGACAGCTTTATCACCCATGTATCGGAAATCGGCGTCTTGCTGCTGATGTTCATTGCCGGGCTGGAGACGGACGTCGATCAGCTTCGCAAAAATTGGAAATCGGCGTTTGCGGTTGCCGTAGGCGGCATTATTCTGCCTTTCATTGGAGGATACGGCGCAGCGATCGCGTTTGGTTTTTCTCCGACTTATGCGCTGTTCTTCGGCGTTATCTTTTGCGCGACTTCCGTCAGTATCTCCGTCCAGGTGCTTAAAGAAATGAACAAGCTCAATTCGAGAGAAGGGACGACGATACTTGGCGCCGCCGTCGTCGACGATGTGCTGGTCGTCATCCTGCTGGCGTTCATTATGAGCATCGTCGGTCAAGGCGGAGACGTGAACCTAGGGTTGCTCGTAGGCAAAAAGCTTCTGTTCTTCGCCATTACCTTCGTGGCCGGCTGGCTTGTCGTGCCTCGTGTCATGAAGTGGCTGGCCCCGCTCAAAGTTACCGAAGCGGTTATCAGCGCGGCGTTAATTATATGTTTTGCCTTTGCCTATTTCGCCGAATGGATGCAGATGGCCGGCATTATCGGCGCCTTCGCCGCCGGTATCGCGGTGTCGCTGACCCCATACAAGCATGATGTCGAGCATAAGGTCGAGCCGATCGCATATTCGATCTTCGTTCCGGTGTTCTTCGTCAGCATCGGGCTGAACGTGTCGTTCGACGGCATCGGGAGCAATCTGGGTATGCTCGCTGTCATTACAATCATGGCGATCGTAACGAAGCTGGCCGGGGGCTGGCTGGGCGCGCGCGTAACCGGGTTCGACAGCCGCTCTTCGCTTGCGATTGGCGCAGGCATGATCTCACGCGGCGAGGTGGCGCTCATTATTGCGGCCACTGGCTTGCAGTCCGGGTTGCTCCAGCCGGAATATTTCACCGAGATTATCATCATGGTCATTATTACGACGCTGGTAACGCCGCCTATGTTGAAGATGATGTTCAACAAGAAAGATAATGCTATGGCGGCGGAGCAGAAAAACAGTGTAAATATGTAG
- the hfq gene encoding RNA chaperone Hfq — MKKSTDRSLQEQFLTEAIQQEVPVTLITKNGIQMKGMITSFDVYTIVLKIDSKYSLINKSAVSTIIPSQRLSLFK, encoded by the coding sequence TTGAAGAAATCGACCGATCGAAGCTTGCAAGAGCAGTTTCTTACGGAAGCGATACAGCAGGAAGTGCCCGTCACGCTTATTACGAAAAATGGAATCCAGATGAAGGGCATGATTACGTCATTCGATGTATATACGATTGTGCTCAAAATCGATTCCAAGTATAGCCTTATTAACAAATCGGCTGTCTCAACCATCATCCCGTCCCAACGCCTCTCTTTGTTCAAGTAA
- a CDS encoding antibiotic biosynthesis monooxygenase, which produces MFIETKTITVKEGTSDLVVQRFSGEGEIEKFEGFIDLSVLVKKVRRGDEEVIVMIRWESEEAWKNWETSEVHLEGHRQSRGKPKPEHIIKSEHAVYNVKAVKGAYQQA; this is translated from the coding sequence ATGTTTATTGAAACAAAAACGATTACCGTGAAAGAAGGCACGTCCGACTTGGTTGTGCAGCGATTCTCGGGAGAAGGCGAGATCGAGAAATTTGAAGGATTTATCGACTTGAGCGTTCTCGTCAAAAAAGTGAGACGAGGCGACGAGGAAGTCATCGTCATGATTCGCTGGGAATCCGAAGAAGCGTGGAAAAATTGGGAGACGAGCGAAGTGCATTTGGAAGGGCATCGACAGAGTCGGGGGAAGCCAAAGCCGGAACATATTATTAAATCGGAGCATGCCGTCTACAATGTAAAAGCGGTGAAAGGCGCATACCAACAAGCTTAA
- a CDS encoding ferritin family protein translates to MYRIMPGMPLLPHFPEHMPNLYPYGQMRDQIPSYKSLQEALELIKQAVSGEREDELFYSYLISIAPSAEDKTIIASIREDERKHNRMFRKIYKDLTGQTIQADGGESFEKPKSYIDGVRRALFGELAAMERYRDIRAGLPNRYYRDMVFEILTDELKHADKYNYILNLDLRRMIKHAHE, encoded by the coding sequence TTGTACCGTATCATGCCTGGTATGCCGCTGCTGCCTCATTTCCCTGAGCACATGCCGAATCTGTATCCTTATGGGCAGATGAGGGATCAGATTCCATCTTATAAGTCGCTCCAGGAGGCGCTTGAGCTCATTAAGCAAGCTGTGTCGGGGGAACGGGAGGATGAATTATTTTACAGCTACTTGATCAGCATCGCACCGTCTGCTGAAGATAAGACGATCATTGCTAGCATCCGGGAGGATGAACGGAAGCATAACCGGATGTTCCGTAAAATATACAAGGACCTGACCGGACAGACGATTCAGGCCGATGGAGGCGAGAGCTTCGAGAAACCAAAATCATATATCGATGGAGTGCGGCGGGCGCTGTTCGGTGAACTCGCCGCGATGGAGCGTTACCGCGACATCCGTGCCGGTTTGCCGAACCGCTATTACCGTGACATGGTATTCGAGATTTTAACGGACGAGTTGAAGCATGCCGACAAATACAACTACATCCTGAACCTGGATTTGCGAAGAATGATCAAGCATGCCCATGAATAA
- a CDS encoding YxeA family protein codes for MKKFTMIIVSIAVMASIVVAGFLIFGVDAAKMKAEWGTTKMYVHITENGKEETIGADSKDPFSRYYYTLTAYDEHGNEATVSFSANKNLRRDSFLLVYVKDGEDGNGVRDIGRYDEVTKEDIPAKAREQLGVK; via the coding sequence ATGAAAAAATTTACAATGATCATCGTCTCCATTGCCGTTATGGCATCGATAGTAGTCGCAGGCTTTCTTATTTTCGGAGTCGATGCAGCCAAAATGAAGGCCGAGTGGGGCACAACCAAAATGTATGTGCATATTACCGAAAACGGCAAGGAAGAAACGATCGGCGCGGACAGCAAAGATCCGTTTTCACGTTACTACTACACACTGACCGCCTATGACGAGCATGGCAATGAAGCGACGGTTTCCTTCAGCGCCAACAAAAATTTGCGGCGCGATTCGTTCCTCCTCGTGTATGTCAAGGATGGCGAAGACGGCAATGGGGTTCGGGACATCGGACGATATGACGAAGTAACGAAGGAGGACATTCCGGCCAAGGCCAGAGAGCAACTGGGTGTAAAATAA
- a CDS encoding class I SAM-dependent methyltransferase, with protein MANPWHERFHAEDYYYGEEANLFIQQQAFRLEAGKKIIALAEGEGRNAVFLATRGHDVTALDYAESGLLKTKKLAQKHAVQVHTEQVDLLTDRVPHEEYDAAIMVFGHFHQEDQKSVLAKLKQTVKPGGMIMLEVYSKEQLHYGTGGPRDPGMLYEPHDLLAWCEGHKVIHFFYGEQERVEGKGHTGLAHVIQLVVRK; from the coding sequence ATGGCAAACCCATGGCATGAACGTTTTCATGCAGAGGACTATTATTATGGAGAAGAAGCGAATCTATTTATTCAACAACAGGCCTTTCGGTTAGAGGCAGGCAAGAAGATCATCGCATTGGCAGAAGGAGAAGGCAGAAATGCGGTGTTTTTGGCAACGAGAGGGCATGATGTGACCGCCCTTGATTACGCGGAAAGCGGTCTGCTCAAAACGAAAAAGCTGGCCCAGAAGCATGCGGTCCAAGTCCATACCGAACAGGTGGATCTCTTGACAGATCGCGTGCCGCACGAGGAATACGATGCAGCCATCATGGTATTTGGACATTTTCATCAAGAGGACCAGAAATCGGTGCTTGCGAAGCTGAAACAAACGGTAAAACCCGGCGGGATGATCATGCTTGAAGTATACTCCAAGGAGCAATTGCATTATGGAACAGGCGGCCCAAGGGATCCGGGCATGCTGTACGAGCCGCATGATCTGCTTGCCTGGTGCGAAGGTCATAAAGTCATCCATTTCTTCTATGGAGAACAAGAGCGGGTGGAAGGAAAGGGGCATACGGGTCTAGCCCATGTCATTCAGCTTGTAGTAAGAAAATAA